In Cololabis saira isolate AMF1-May2022 chromosome 10, fColSai1.1, whole genome shotgun sequence, a single window of DNA contains:
- the LOC133453102 gene encoding KN motif and ankyrin repeat domain-containing protein 2-like has translation MAENGIKGKPPYSVETPYGFQIDLDFLKYVHDIEKGNTIKRVPIQRRSKGPRASTLPRHLSPSGYRPSAWGSTGALGPRSRLSDGQHHGYSSCAYNHRAPQSPTGLHSLAEMEARIKEFDEQPLGEHIRPHLLRASSLPLTVLLRQETESTDERSSLRGSRDHLGGRNTSCEDVFYSADGPRPQESHSLLRRLTEALERVGELEMEMRVIPELRAQICILQEERERLRLGLVPHIPPSSTVNGTTEPKASRHYNKVHVKKPQQETHIMLQRNRDIAQGESNPTHEWKTSTDLDELLTVTSLQAKVAVLEQKLGETELELQRVMGLLREQRTESRRKDEKIEQLIRNPGEWVLAEKVVVDQDGDETVVRTTEADHNKVSSFICTRTVTPNVQRYRRRDCETSAVCVDTAGEGTDPAVAIHHIKRIKDLLDQQWQCVCGRGKAEGRPPMHPDPKVNSLQQEMMELVDVLMSQYKQQERGDGSRSTAKIDGCVQKHRDLHSLANEGETLSADFMSACHLLKDHTDNMEDLSDDMRKALVTVFQHWFSSAAEEASEASRVAVYLREVKKATPSMLAFLINLADDNGNTVLHYSVSHCNYSIAGLLLDTGLSDVNLQNNAGYTAVMLASLTAPDGPGGMEVVRRLMEQGDVNVRSSQTGQTALHLAVRHGRVVMVRLLLSCGADANVQDSQGTTALMFASERGHTHIARLLLERSQSDLMLTDKRGQTALSIAMQGSHADTVALLQAHAKARAL, from the exons ATGGCAGAGAATGGAATTAAAGGAAAGCCGCCGTACTCGGTTGAAACTCCATACGGCTTCCAAATCGATCTGGACTTCCTGAAATATGTGCACGACATCGAAAAAGGAAACACCATCAAAAGAGTTCCCATTCAGCGCCGCAGCAAGGGTCCGCGTGCCAGCACTCTGCCCAGACACCTCAGCCCTTCTGGCTACCGCCCCAGTGCCTGGGGCTCCACCGGGGCCCTGGGCCCCCGGTCCCGGCTGTCCGACGGCCAGCATCACGGCTACAGCTCCTGTGCGTACAATCACAGGGCGCCCCAGTCCCCCACGGGGCTCCACTCTCTGGCAGAAATGGAAGCCAGAATCAAGGAGTTTGACGAGCAACCTCTTGGAGAGCACATCAGGCCTCACCTCCTTCGCGCCTCCAGTTTGCCGCTTACGGTCTTGCTGAGACAGGAGACGGAGTCCACGGATGAGCGGAGCAGCCTGCGGGGTTCAAGGGATCACCTCGGGGGGAGAAACACCTCCTGCGAAGACGTCTTCTACTCGGCGGACGGCCCGCGGCCGCAGGAAAGCCACAGTCTGCTGAGGCGTCTGACCGAGGCCCTGGAGCGCGTTGGGGAGCTGGAGATGGAAATGAGGGTCATCCCTGAGCTCAGGGCACAGATCTGCATCCTCCAGGAGGAAAGAGAGAGACTCCGCCTGGGGCTGGTTCCACACATCCCTCCGTCCTCCACGGTGAACGGAACTACCGAGCCCAAAGCCTCCCGTCATTACAACAAGGTGCACGTCAAAAAGCCCCAACAGGAAACTCACATCATGTTACAGAGAAATCGAGACATCGCTCAGGGGGAGTCGAATCCCACGCACGAGTGGAAGACGAGTACGGATCTGGACGAGCTGCTGACGGTGACATCCCTGCAGGCCAAAGTGGCCGTGCTGGAGCAGAAGCTGGGCGAGacggagctggagctgcagaggGTGATGGGGCTGCTGAGGGAGCAGCGgacggagagcaggaggaaggatgAGAAGATAGAGCAGCTGATCAGGAACCCTGGGGAGTGGGTCCTGGCGGAGAAGGTGGTGGTGGACCAGGACGGGGATGAGACAGTGGTGAGGACCACTGAAGCAGATCACAATAAAGTGTCCTCCTTCATCTGCACAAGAACTGTTACCCCAAATGTTCAAAGATACCGACGCAGAGACTGTGAAACATCTGCTGTGTGTGTAGATACTGCTGGTGAGGGCACTGATCCTGCCGTTGCCATCCACCACATCAAGAGGATCAAGGATCTTCTGGATCAGCAATGGCAGTGTGTTTGTGGACGGGGTAAAGCAGAGGGTAGACCTCCAATGCACCCAGATCCCAAGGTCAACTCCCTGCAGCAGGAGATGATGGAGCTTGTTGACGTCCTGATGTCCCAGTACAAGCAGCAGGAACGTGGCGATG GCTCCAGGTCCACCGCCAAGATTGATGGATGTGTCCAGAAGCACAGAGACCTGCACTCTCTTGCTAATGAAGG gGAAACTTTGAGCGCAGATTTTATGTCTGCTTGTCATTTACTCAAAGATCACACGGACAACATGGAAGACCTCAGTGATGACATG AGGAAGGCGCTGGTCACGGTGTTCCAGCACTGgttcagctctgcagcagaaGAGGCTTCGGAGGCCTCCAGGGTGGCCGTGTACCTGAGGGAGGTCAAGAAGGCCACGCCGTCGATGCTGGCCTTCCTCATCAACCTGGCAGACGACAACGGCAACACGGTCCTGCACTACAGCGTGTCCCACTGCAACTACAGCATTGCCGGTCTGCTGCTGGACACGG GCCTGAGTGACGTCAACCTTCAGAACAATGCCGGCTACACGGCGGTGATGTTGGCCTCTCTAACGGCCCCCGATGGACCTGGTGGTATGGAGGTCGTCCGCCGGCTGATGGAGCAGGGGGATGTTAACGTCCGCTCCAGCCAG ACAGGCCAGACTGCTCTACACTTGGCGGTGCGACACGGGCGAGTGGTCATGGTCCGCCTGCTGCTGAGCTGCGGGGCAGACGCTAACGTCCAGGACAGCCAGGGGACAACGGCCCTCATGTTTGCCTCCGAGAGAGGCCACACACACATCGCAAGACTGCTGCTGGAAAGAAGCCAGAGCGACCTGATGCTCACCGACAAG AGGGGTCAAACTGCGCTCTCAATCGCCATGCAGGGTTCCCACGCCGACACGGTGGCCCTGCTGCAGGCCCACGCTAAAGCCAGAGCTCTCTAA